A portion of the Acidimicrobiia bacterium genome contains these proteins:
- a CDS encoding acyl-CoA dehydrogenase family protein, with protein MAWDFTTDPEFQEKLDWIDEFVTKEVEPLDLAFSSHLVYDRTHEIHRTVIPPLQEQVKQQGLWACHLGPDLGGLGYGQLKLALMNEILGRSSFAPMVFGCQAPDSGNAEILAHYGTDEQKAKYLQPLLDGKIVSCYSMTEPQAGSDPQEFKCRVTRDGDEYVIDGEKWFSSNFRYASFAIVMAVSDPDVPVYQGTSMLLVPTDTPGIEIIRNVGIGSEKAGEGSHAYVRYNQVRVPADNLLGGEGQAFAIAQTRLGGGRIHHAMRTVGMCQRALDMMCERALSRVTQGEVLAKKQMVQEKIADSYIQLQQFRLMVMHAAWTLDQVGSKTGRMEIAMVKVLTPQVLHDIVYRSLHIHGSLGTSNEMPLMGMWAMMPVMGIADGPTEVHKVTVARQVLKGYKPSEGLFPSTHLPPRIEAARKKFADLLEHEVAQH; from the coding sequence ATGGCGTGGGATTTCACGACCGACCCTGAGTTCCAAGAAAAGCTCGACTGGATCGACGAGTTCGTGACGAAGGAGGTCGAACCACTCGACCTCGCGTTCAGCTCTCACCTCGTCTATGACCGAACACACGAGATCCACCGCACGGTGATCCCACCGCTCCAGGAGCAGGTGAAGCAGCAGGGCCTCTGGGCCTGCCACCTCGGTCCCGACCTCGGTGGCCTCGGCTATGGCCAGCTCAAGCTCGCGCTCATGAACGAGATCCTCGGTCGCTCGAGCTTCGCCCCGATGGTGTTCGGTTGCCAAGCGCCCGACAGCGGCAACGCTGAGATCCTCGCTCACTACGGCACCGACGAGCAGAAGGCCAAGTACCTCCAGCCGTTGCTCGACGGCAAGATCGTGTCGTGCTACTCGATGACCGAGCCACAGGCCGGCTCTGACCCGCAGGAGTTCAAATGTCGGGTCACCCGCGACGGCGACGAGTACGTGATCGACGGCGAGAAGTGGTTCTCGTCGAACTTCCGCTACGCGAGCTTCGCGATCGTCATGGCGGTGAGCGACCCCGACGTGCCGGTGTACCAGGGCACGTCGATGCTGCTCGTGCCGACCGACACGCCGGGCATCGAGATCATCCGCAACGTCGGGATCGGTAGCGAGAAGGCGGGCGAAGGCTCACACGCGTACGTTCGCTACAACCAGGTGCGCGTGCCCGCGGACAACCTGCTCGGAGGAGAGGGGCAGGCGTTCGCGATCGCGCAGACCCGCCTCGGTGGCGGCCGCATCCACCACGCGATGCGCACCGTCGGCATGTGCCAGCGAGCCCTCGACATGATGTGCGAGCGGGCCCTTTCGCGAGTCACGCAAGGTGAGGTGCTCGCCAAGAAGCAGATGGTGCAGGAGAAGATCGCCGACTCCTACATCCAGCTCCAGCAGTTCCGCCTCATGGTCATGCACGCGGCGTGGACACTCGACCAGGTAGGGAGCAAGACCGGTCGCATGGAGATCGCGATGGTCAAGGTGTTGACGCCGCAAGTGCTCCACGACATCGTGTACCGGTCGCTGCACATCCACGGCTCGCTCGGGACATCGAACGAGATGCCGCTCATGGGCATGTGGGCGATGATGCCGGTCATGGGTATCGCCGACGGTCCGACCGAGGTGCACAAGGTCACGGTGGCGCGGCAGGTGCTCAAGGGCTACAAGCCTTCCGAAGGGTTGTTCCCCAGCACGCACCTCCCGCCGCGCATCGAGGCCGCCCGCAAGAAGTTCGCCGATTTACTCGAGCACGAGGTGGCACAGCATTGA
- a CDS encoding acetyl-CoA synthetase, translating to MTETDPRSPCIIGVARHTWHPKDVGEAGAPEPLDMWEQMARAAADDSGAGASALDALQSVQIVYCQTWQYDDPVARLCERVGASPSHRFYSGIGGTTPQVLVNWAAEAMLKGELDIALVTGAEALATQRAARKRGEKYRCSFPPAERGAYPWEWPPDPIEIAHEASPAWLTFAVFDNARRAHLGESLDDYRRSIGEMMAPMTEIAAASPHAWYPVARSVSEIVEARPENRMVGYPYTKYMVSVMDVDMASALLITTHAKADELGVAPDKRVYLRGWCYANDPVLLAEHDDMWRSPAMAAASGEAMRVAGIAADDVAYLDLYSCFPSSVHFGRDALGMAASDPRPLTVTGGLPYHGGPASNYLGHSIGAMAEGLRDDPGSYGMVSGVGMFMTKHVYGVYSSTPGAVTPPDKGVQDAITAAHPARPVVPEHDGKATVVAYSVVHGREAAEWALLILDIENGNGGARTYAKAMEPELLAAAEERELVGTTVHCAPTTVTLMTGGEGRANLATI from the coding sequence GTGACGGAAACAGATCCCCGCTCGCCCTGCATCATCGGGGTGGCCCGGCACACGTGGCACCCGAAGGACGTCGGCGAAGCCGGCGCGCCCGAGCCCCTCGACATGTGGGAGCAGATGGCGCGCGCTGCTGCGGACGACAGTGGTGCCGGCGCGAGCGCGCTCGACGCCCTCCAAAGCGTCCAGATCGTGTACTGCCAGACCTGGCAGTACGACGATCCTGTGGCGCGACTGTGCGAGCGTGTGGGTGCGTCGCCCTCCCACCGCTTCTACTCGGGCATCGGTGGCACGACACCTCAGGTGCTCGTGAACTGGGCTGCCGAAGCGATGCTGAAAGGCGAGCTCGACATTGCGCTCGTGACCGGCGCCGAGGCGCTGGCAACGCAGCGTGCCGCGCGCAAACGGGGGGAGAAGTACCGGTGCTCGTTCCCGCCCGCCGAGCGTGGTGCGTATCCGTGGGAGTGGCCACCCGATCCGATCGAGATCGCGCACGAGGCATCGCCGGCATGGCTCACGTTCGCGGTGTTCGACAACGCGCGGCGCGCGCACCTTGGTGAGTCGCTCGATGACTACCGGCGCAGCATCGGCGAGATGATGGCGCCGATGACCGAGATCGCGGCGGCGAGTCCGCACGCGTGGTACCCGGTGGCGCGCTCGGTGTCGGAGATCGTCGAGGCACGCCCCGAGAACCGGATGGTCGGGTACCCGTACACGAAGTACATGGTCTCGGTGATGGACGTCGACATGGCGTCGGCGCTCCTCATCACGACGCATGCCAAGGCCGATGAGCTCGGAGTCGCTCCCGACAAGCGCGTTTACCTGCGCGGGTGGTGCTATGCAAACGATCCCGTGCTCCTGGCCGAGCACGATGACATGTGGCGCTCACCCGCGATGGCTGCGGCAAGTGGCGAGGCGATGCGCGTGGCCGGAATCGCGGCCGACGACGTGGCCTACCTCGACCTCTATTCATGCTTCCCGTCGTCAGTGCACTTCGGTCGTGATGCGCTGGGCATGGCCGCCTCCGATCCTCGGCCGCTCACCGTGACGGGTGGCTTGCCGTACCACGGTGGGCCAGCGAGCAACTATCTCGGCCACTCGATCGGCGCGATGGCCGAGGGGCTGCGTGATGACCCGGGCTCGTACGGCATGGTGAGCGGTGTGGGCATGTTCATGACGAAGCACGTCTACGGCGTGTACTCCTCGACGCCGGGTGCCGTGACGCCACCGGACAAGGGTGTCCAGGATGCGATCACCGCAGCGCACCCGGCCCGCCCGGTCGTGCCTGAGCACGACGGCAAGGCGACCGTCGTGGCGTACTCGGTGGTCCATGGGCGAGAAGCCGCAGAGTGGGCTTTGCTCATCCTCGACATCGAGAACGGGAACGGGGGCGCCCGCACGTACGCGAAGGCGATGGAGCCCGAGCTGCTTGCTGCTGCCGAGGAGCGTGAGCTCGTGGGGACCACCGTGCACTGCGCCCCGACGACTGTGACCCTGATGACAGGTGGCGAAGGTCGCGCAAACCTTGCGACGATCTAG
- a CDS encoding enoyl-CoA hydratase-related protein — protein sequence MPIHYEKDDEHIVLITIDRPEAKNSADMEHFKVLRESWERFDADDDAWVAIITGVGDAFFTGADLKQYIPEITKMQSQIANEGVMEIDGYRLDDGTKAVLRGAKIWKPIIAAVNGFCTAGGMEMLGGVDIRVACPEAKFAVMEPKRGLFAGGGTTVRLPRQVPFPQAMEFLLCADLIPAQRAYEMGFLNAIVPREELLDKAYEYARRMTANAPLAVRATKQAVWEGLGMPLKDAYKNESKISSYIFQTEDAKEGPKAFAEKRKPNWQGK from the coding sequence ATGCCGATCCACTATGAGAAGGACGACGAGCACATCGTCCTCATCACCATCGACCGGCCGGAGGCTAAGAACTCGGCCGACATGGAGCACTTCAAGGTGCTGCGGGAGTCGTGGGAGCGCTTCGACGCCGACGACGACGCTTGGGTCGCGATCATCACCGGCGTCGGCGACGCGTTCTTCACCGGTGCCGATCTCAAGCAGTACATCCCCGAGATCACCAAGATGCAGAGCCAGATCGCCAACGAAGGCGTGATGGAGATCGACGGGTACCGCCTCGATGACGGCACGAAGGCGGTGCTTCGGGGCGCCAAGATCTGGAAGCCGATCATCGCGGCGGTCAACGGGTTCTGCACCGCGGGCGGCATGGAGATGCTCGGTGGCGTCGACATCCGGGTTGCATGCCCCGAGGCGAAGTTCGCGGTGATGGAGCCCAAGCGCGGGCTGTTCGCCGGCGGTGGCACCACGGTGCGTCTGCCCCGGCAGGTGCCGTTCCCCCAGGCGATGGAGTTCCTGCTCTGCGCCGATCTCATCCCGGCCCAACGCGCCTACGAGATGGGCTTCCTGAACGCGATCGTCCCGCGCGAGGAGCTGCTCGACAAGGCGTACGAGTACGCCCGACGTATGACCGCCAACGCACCCTTGGCCGTACGGGCCACGAAGCAAGCGGTGTGGGAGGGCCTGGGCATGCCGCTGAAGGACGCGTACAAGAACGAGTCGAAGATCTCCTCGTACATCTTCCAGACTGAGGATGCCAAGGAAGGGCCCAAGGCGTTCGCGGAGAAGCGCAAGCCGAACTGGCAGGGGAAGTAG
- a CDS encoding SRPBCC family protein, translating into MREHQYSFEMPHSPPRIWALFQDYDRWTNYAPMVKRVDVLWSGDEHHNGRLRRVIYKMPFGREGSALELVQDVKPERGYTYTMISRDPGNDQTGTILLEAIGKNQTKFSFTERYHLTKAPWKWFEGFIYKFINKQNEASMRAASKYLSDHPEFRPDLVEK; encoded by the coding sequence ATGCGCGAACACCAGTACTCGTTCGAGATGCCGCACAGCCCGCCCCGGATCTGGGCGCTCTTCCAGGACTATGACCGCTGGACCAACTACGCGCCGATGGTGAAGCGCGTCGATGTGCTCTGGTCCGGCGACGAGCACCACAACGGCCGACTTCGGCGCGTCATCTACAAGATGCCGTTCGGTCGAGAAGGCTCGGCGCTCGAGCTCGTCCAGGACGTGAAACCCGAGCGCGGCTACACGTACACGATGATCTCGAGGGACCCGGGCAACGACCAGACCGGGACGATCCTCCTCGAGGCGATCGGCAAGAACCAGACGAAGTTCTCGTTCACTGAGCGGTACCACCTCACCAAGGCGCCGTGGAAGTGGTTCGAGGGCTTCATCTACAAGTTCATCAACAAGCAGAACGAGGCGAGCATGCGCGCCGCGTCGAAGTACCTGAGCGACCACCCTGAGTTCCGCCCCGACTTGGTCGAGAAGTAG